One stretch of Oncorhynchus tshawytscha isolate Ot180627B unplaced genomic scaffold, Otsh_v2.0 Un_contig_2774_pilon_pilon, whole genome shotgun sequence DNA includes these proteins:
- the LOC121842777 gene encoding serine/threonine-protein kinase WNK1-like: DQQHQHSEWSRRPGSRRPGFRGQNQGQPSPNPPQQGRKGTFTDDLHKLVDNWARDAISLSQGKSRSKQQQQPSQGHSYQVTPSTNKGRKFSAPSQLCPSNASSTPATSLGGRKGSLCPPPQYGGVGACYPSSTAPYSSAQWVGSTGSTGPGQGQAGMLASSQPLVASSSQYPSSATGGQGSLQGFHHISTLQKSVSNPGGPNLRTT; this comes from the exons gGACCAGCAGCACCAACACAGTGAGTGGTCCAGGAGGCCAGGGTCCAGGAGACCAGGGTTCAGGGGTCAGAACCAGGGCCAGCCTTCTCCCAACCCCCCTCAACAGGGCCGGAAAGGCACGTTCACCGACGACCTGCACAAGCTGGTTGACAACTGGGCCCGCGACGCCATCAGTCTGTCCCAGGGCAAGAGTCGCTCCAAACAGCAACAGCAACCCTCACAGGGTCACAGCTACCAG gtgaCCCCGTCCACCAACAAGGGCCGTAAGTTCTCCGCCCCGAGTCAGCTGTGCCCCAGCAACGCCTCTTCCACCCCCGCTACCTCTCTGGGAGGCCGCAAGGGCTCCTTGTGTCCCCCTCCCCAGTACGGCGGGGTCGGGGCATGCTACCCCTCCTCCACTGCACCTTACAGCAGCGCCCAGTGGGTGGGATCCACGGGGTCCACAGGGCCGGGACAGGGTCAGGCCGGTATGTTAGCCTCCTCTCAGCCCCTGGTTGCCTCCTCCTCGCAGTACCCCTCCTCTGCCACTGGGGGGCAGGGCTCCCTGCAGGGCTTCCATCACATCAGCACTTTGCAGAAATCCGTCAGCAACCCTGGAGGCCCCAACCTGAGGACCACGTAG